In the Nitrospirales bacterium LBB_01 genome, one interval contains:
- a CDS encoding CinA family protein: protein MISGIPEIEQLTALCSELISDASKKGLTISTAESCTGGMIAGFLTAVPGSSQVFLGGVVAYSNDLKMKALGVSADTLENYGAVSAETALEMVRGVMELTGADLSAAVTGVAGPTGGSKEKPVGHVCFAVRSSHGQEQVITCQFSGDREQVRFESVRKSLLLLRTLCSQF, encoded by the coding sequence ATGATTTCAGGCATACCTGAGATAGAGCAACTAACAGCGCTATGCAGTGAGCTTATAAGCGATGCCTCTAAAAAGGGACTAACCATATCAACAGCCGAATCCTGCACGGGTGGAATGATAGCGGGATTTTTAACGGCAGTACCGGGCAGCTCTCAGGTTTTTTTGGGAGGAGTTGTAGCCTATAGTAACGACTTAAAAATGAAAGCGCTTGGGGTCAGCGCCGACACTTTGGAAAACTACGGTGCAGTAAGCGCTGAAACTGCTCTTGAAATGGTCAGAGGGGTAATGGAGCTAACGGGAGCAGACCTGAGTGCAGCGGTAACCGGAGTGGCAGGCCCCACTGGAGGAAGCAAAGAAAAACCGGTCGGACATGTCTGCTTTGCCGTTAGGAGTTCTCATGGGCAGGAGCAGGTTATTACTTGTCAGTTTTCAGGAGACAGAGAACAAGTACGGTTTGAATCGGTAAGAAAGTCACTTCTTTTGCTTCGGACTTTGTGCTCTCAGTTTTAA
- a CDS encoding tetratricopeptide repeat protein, with product MKNTKTVKLWKFPLEMSDIIVLTTIALTLFIYIQVKDFAFINYDDQKYVTQNYRVMKGLSVENIKWAFTSIVDNNWIPLTIITHMIDVKLYGLKPGGHHFTNLILHLFNSVLLFILFSKLLDSQWQAAFVSVMFAVSPMHVESVAWVAERKDVLCGFFWMLTMLSYSYYAKSHKRVFIFLTTFMYALAIMSKPMAVTLPFVLLLIDFWPLKRCHPGSGFKQLLPLITEKIPMFILSVISSIITFRAQNTGGVMAKLEYLTLGDRLKNAFIAYMTYFIKLMYPTNMSAIYTIERPAPVVKTLIAISFFIALTTLVIIYVKKAPAFFTGWFWFIGTLVPVIGLVQVGSQSMADRYTYLPSIGIFLAAAMAVPRNSDKIKTTIVAAAFAGIIIFNTLTAHTQVGFWKTDITLFEHAIRVTKNNYIALSNLGAAYTTRGIYDEAAVVLSKSILIERNYPPAYVNLANVYVRMENFDAAELNYTLADSLLPNSPHVYNGLGVIYLAKGDTKGAEVYFKKALAIDPYYISAMNNLSRIYGNKK from the coding sequence ATGAAAAACACTAAAACTGTGAAACTCTGGAAATTTCCGCTTGAGATGTCGGATATAATTGTTCTAACCACAATTGCTCTTACACTTTTTATATACATTCAGGTAAAAGACTTTGCTTTCATAAATTATGACGACCAAAAGTATGTAACACAAAATTACCGTGTAATGAAGGGCTTAAGTGTTGAAAACATTAAGTGGGCATTTACGTCCATTGTTGACAACAACTGGATCCCGTTGACCATTATTACACATATGATTGACGTGAAACTATATGGGCTTAAGCCCGGAGGTCATCACTTCACAAATCTGATTTTACACTTGTTTAACTCTGTCCTGCTGTTTATACTTTTTAGTAAACTCCTTGACTCACAGTGGCAAGCGGCGTTTGTTTCTGTGATGTTTGCTGTAAGCCCAATGCACGTAGAGTCGGTTGCATGGGTGGCTGAGAGAAAGGATGTGCTTTGCGGGTTTTTCTGGATGCTGACAATGCTCTCCTACTCATATTACGCTAAGAGCCATAAGAGGGTATTTATTTTTCTTACAACCTTCATGTATGCACTTGCTATTATGTCAAAACCGATGGCTGTAACGCTTCCATTTGTGCTGCTGCTGATTGACTTTTGGCCTTTGAAAAGATGTCATCCCGGCTCTGGGTTTAAACAGCTTTTACCGCTGATTACGGAAAAAATCCCGATGTTTATTCTTTCTGTCATTTCCTCCATTATAACGTTCCGTGCTCAAAATACCGGTGGAGTTATGGCAAAGCTTGAGTATTTAACGTTAGGCGACCGCCTCAAAAATGCCTTTATCGCATATATGACATATTTCATAAAGCTCATGTATCCAACAAACATGTCAGCCATATACACAATTGAGCGGCCGGCACCTGTGGTTAAGACTTTGATAGCAATCTCTTTTTTTATAGCGCTAACAACATTAGTTATAATTTACGTTAAAAAAGCTCCTGCATTTTTCACAGGCTGGTTTTGGTTTATAGGCACTCTTGTGCCTGTGATAGGCTTAGTGCAGGTGGGGTCACAGTCTATGGCAGACAGATACACCTACCTACCGTCTATTGGCATCTTTTTAGCAGCAGCAATGGCGGTTCCCAGAAATTCCGACAAGATCAAAACAACAATAGTTGCAGCAGCGTTTGCTGGAATCATTATATTTAATACGCTTACAGCGCACACACAGGTTGGTTTTTGGAAAACCGATATAACGCTCTTTGAACACGCAATCAGAGTGACAAAAAATAATTATATAGCCCTCAGCAATCTTGGAGCAGCTTATACAACGAGAGGAATATATGATGAGGCGGCAGTGGTGTTATCAAAATCAATACTAATAGAGAGGAATTATCCGCCAGCATATGTAAACCTGGCAAATGTTTATGTTCGTATGGAGAATTTTGATGCGGCTGAACTAAATTATACTCTTGCAGATAGCTTGCTTCCCAACTCCCCTCACGTTTATAACGGACTTGGTGTTATATATTTGGCAAAGGGTGACACCAAGGGCGCCGAGGTGTACTTTAAAAAAGCCCTTGCGATAGACCCTTATTATATTTCAGCTATGAATAACCTAAGTAGAATATATGGAAATAAAAAATGA
- a CDS encoding tetratricopeptide repeat protein: MAILFIYSETAHFGFVNYDDNLYVSQNQMVLSGVNRQSIVWASTAVVDSNWLPLTLISHMLDVSIYGSNIGGHHITNIMLHTLNVILLFVIVQLMTGNLIVSALTAALFAVHPVHVESVAWISERKDVLSTFFWMLALLSYLLYASKPRIVRHLCALCFFMLSLMSKPMAVTFPFVLLLFDFWPLKRFNFTHSTNEGKSAAWLIAEKIPFFIFSAILSFITYRIQIGSEEPFEAIPLVLRLKNALISYVKYIYMMVYPHGLSPLYPLQKAIPLSYVLLSVVLIAAVTIVSIKFVKKSPWLLVGWLFYLGTLFPVAGVVQIGLHSMADRYTYVPYIGLFLMLAMSLPKPKTRNQTSILISILLIVIIILSITSKKQVHYWKDDFTLFGRAAQVTKDNYVALYNIGTAYAIKGNFSLSKQYFNEAIRINPDYVHSYINLAYVLFNENRTADAIYFYSEAIKKNPLLYTALNGIGMAYMAEGKAVDAKRSFVMALNLNPYFSIARENLRDAETMRNKNEKH; this comes from the coding sequence ATGGCAATTCTTTTTATCTATTCCGAAACTGCTCACTTTGGCTTTGTTAACTACGACGATAACCTCTACGTAAGCCAAAACCAAATGGTGTTATCGGGTGTAAACCGTCAGTCGATAGTGTGGGCATCTACGGCAGTGGTTGACAGCAACTGGCTTCCGCTTACGCTTATATCGCACATGCTTGACGTTTCCATATATGGCAGCAACATTGGAGGCCACCATATAACCAACATAATGCTGCACACATTAAACGTAATACTTCTTTTTGTAATCGTACAGCTAATGACCGGTAATTTAATTGTCAGCGCCTTAACGGCTGCCCTGTTTGCAGTGCATCCCGTGCATGTGGAGTCTGTGGCATGGATTTCAGAAAGAAAGGACGTACTGAGCACATTTTTTTGGATGCTTGCCCTGCTTTCGTATCTCTTATATGCAAGTAAACCCCGCATTGTAAGACACCTTTGTGCGCTGTGTTTTTTCATGCTGTCGCTTATGTCAAAACCTATGGCTGTTACGTTTCCATTTGTGCTTTTGTTGTTTGATTTTTGGCCGCTTAAGCGCTTTAATTTCACACACTCCACTAATGAGGGTAAATCAGCAGCATGGCTAATTGCCGAAAAAATCCCTTTCTTTATTTTCTCAGCGATTTTAAGTTTTATTACCTATAGGATTCAAATTGGCTCTGAGGAACCCTTTGAAGCAATCCCTCTTGTACTGAGGCTTAAAAACGCTCTCATTTCATATGTAAAATATATTTACATGATGGTTTATCCGCATGGGTTATCGCCGCTCTATCCGCTTCAAAAAGCCATCCCACTTAGCTATGTTCTATTATCAGTTGTACTTATAGCGGCTGTCACAATAGTTTCAATAAAGTTTGTTAAGAAATCCCCATGGCTTTTAGTCGGGTGGTTATTTTATCTTGGCACACTGTTTCCGGTAGCAGGCGTTGTCCAGATAGGACTTCATTCAATGGCAGACAGATATACTTATGTCCCATACATTGGGCTTTTTCTTATGCTTGCTATGTCGCTGCCTAAACCCAAGACCAGAAATCAAACCTCTATATTGATTTCAATACTGCTGATTGTTATAATAATACTTAGCATAACTTCTAAAAAACAGGTGCATTACTGGAAAGATGATTTCACGTTGTTTGGACGGGCTGCACAGGTTACTAAGGATAACTACGTAGCGCTGTATAACATTGGCACAGCTTATGCTATAAAAGGAAACTTTTCACTTTCTAAGCAGTATTTTAATGAGGCTATAAGGATAAACCCAGACTATGTGCATTCTTATATAAATCTTGCCTATGTGTTGTTTAATGAAAACCGTACCGCAGACGCTATCTACTTTTATAGCGAGGCAATAAAGAAAAACCCGCTGCTTTATACAGCGTTAAACGGCATAGGTATGGCATATATGGCTGAGGGAAAAGCAGTGGATGCTAAAAGGAGTTTTGTAATGGCGCTTAATTTAAATCCATATTTCAGCATAGCCCGTGAAAATCTCAGGGATGCAGAGACTATGAGAAACAAAAATGAAAAACACTAA
- the fdhD gene encoding formate dehydrogenase accessory sulfurtransferase FdhD — protein sequence MYADDKDLASMDIYIKRNIYRVSGNDRELLSDPIALEKRLVLRINGTEVLAMYCSPVMIKELVTGFIMTEGVIRGSWCVDKMLIKYGDNIEVDIEAEGEVVLEGKAVTSGCIGGITTKKTFGEKLNIGNFKIDGDSIRRLFNEFQHRSASYNLTGCIHSAAISDGKEILVMTEDIGRHNAVDKAIGHCIINDIALDDKLMLLSGRLSSEIGSKCGKWQIPVVASRTAPTVLSVEIADALGITMIGFIRGNRFNIYTHPERISK from the coding sequence ATGTATGCTGATGACAAGGATTTAGCCTCAATGGATATCTACATAAAAAGAAATATTTATCGGGTTAGCGGCAATGACAGGGAATTGCTGAGTGATCCGATAGCATTAGAAAAACGACTGGTGTTACGGATAAACGGCACTGAAGTGTTGGCGATGTACTGCTCTCCTGTTATGATTAAAGAGCTTGTGACAGGGTTTATTATGACTGAGGGCGTGATACGCGGCAGCTGGTGTGTAGATAAGATGTTAATTAAGTATGGCGACAACATAGAGGTAGATATTGAGGCGGAGGGTGAGGTGGTGCTTGAGGGAAAGGCTGTGACATCGGGCTGCATTGGTGGCATAACTACAAAAAAAACGTTTGGAGAAAAATTAAACATCGGTAATTTTAAAATAGACGGCGACAGCATCAGGCGGCTTTTTAATGAGTTTCAACACCGCTCAGCTTCTTATAATCTAACCGGATGTATTCACAGCGCCGCAATCTCGGATGGAAAAGAGATTTTGGTTATGACAGAGGATATCGGCAGGCATAATGCAGTTGATAAAGCGATTGGGCACTGCATAATTAATGACATCGCCCTTGACGACAAACTAATGCTGCTTAGCGGCAGGCTTTCCTCAGAGATTGGCTCTAAGTGCGGCAAGTGGCAAATCCCTGTTGTAGCCAGCCGGACTGCCCCGACAGTGCTTTCAGTAGAAATAGCCGATGCTCTTGGTATTACAATGATTGGCTTTATAAGAGGAAACAGATTTAACATATACACTCACCCAGAACGCATCAGCAAATAG
- a CDS encoding EAL domain-containing protein, producing MESVEQFFRHNMDYVFLVYGFAFVFMGVAISVQAKTEGQFKLSGFIWILSAFAFLHGINEWLDMMSFVHPAHAILKTASLIFLVSSFCFLFEFSRRTLKICENAAMRKITQYLSWHLMPVILVTIFIIAYYSAEPLKTIHILSRYFLALPGAVATAVGLRLYSTETDLIENSKADKYFFFTVTFLIAYGFFAGFVAPKGGFFPASVINADTFLSTVHIPVQVFRAICALFIAFSMLGVIKLFNYEASEKLQEIIQQLRHKQADINHKVKVQDVINSILNISLHPISLREQLNEILHLLMSVSWISLKSKGCIYTFDKISETIKMSAHFNFTDEQLNVCSNLPLGKCLCGCAALKKEIVFSSSVGDENHTIRYSDMLPHGHYCVPIVSNDRLLGVINVYVDDGYERKTEDENFLKSVASTIAGIILRKESEEKTAQNYMIQNVINTIMQLSIQTLTLEEYLDRILELISTVPWLSPKKTGCIFLVEDNPNELVMTTQRGISWDLLKKCNRVTFGSCLCGIAALSGEVVFTSSIDDRHEVTYDGMVEHGHYCVPIKSEESVVGVINLYVEHGHIRTSLEENFLMSVANTLSGIIQRKRMEEKLEHMANYDALTGLPNRVLFFDRLRQEIKSAARYERTIGVLYIDIDNFKNVNDSMGHDVGDMLLQSIASRLEKCVRDTDTVCRMSGDEFTVILSNLKSDIDIEIVTQKTLSCLTEPYEINTNVYNITASVGVSLYPNDANDAEELLKHADTAMYYSKKSLKNTCTMFTLEMDESVNERIAMEKELRLALHRGELVVYYQPQLDIKTGKIMGAEALVRWRHPERGLPYPDKFIQLAEDTGLIMALGEQVLLDSCKQAVAWLNIGLPPIVLAVNVSTTQVSRHYDLAGAVFQILSTTQMAPANLELELTESFCMQNVDTTISMLRRFNACGVSVAIDDFGTGYSSLSYLKHLPFKKLKIDKSFIKEIASDTDDITIVRTIIDMSHNLKLRVIAEGVETLEQLKILSVLGCDEVQGFLFSQPIPAEEFPELLGKEFFCNVC from the coding sequence TTTTTTAGACACAACATGGATTACGTGTTTTTGGTCTATGGGTTTGCATTTGTTTTTATGGGCGTTGCAATATCCGTTCAGGCTAAAACAGAAGGACAGTTTAAACTATCTGGTTTTATCTGGATTTTATCTGCGTTTGCGTTTCTTCACGGGATAAACGAGTGGCTTGATATGATGTCATTTGTACATCCGGCTCATGCAATTTTAAAAACAGCAAGTCTTATTTTCCTTGTTTCTTCGTTTTGCTTCCTGTTTGAGTTTAGCAGAAGGACTTTAAAAATCTGTGAAAATGCAGCGATGAGGAAAATTACTCAATATTTGAGTTGGCACCTTATGCCTGTGATTTTAGTAACTATATTCATTATCGCTTATTACTCAGCCGAGCCGCTTAAAACCATTCATATTTTGTCGCGATATTTCTTAGCGCTGCCCGGCGCTGTTGCAACCGCTGTCGGGCTAAGGCTGTACTCTACTGAGACTGACCTGATAGAAAACTCAAAAGCCGATAAATACTTTTTCTTTACTGTGACATTCCTTATAGCGTATGGTTTTTTTGCGGGATTTGTTGCTCCAAAAGGCGGGTTTTTCCCGGCAAGTGTTATTAATGCCGACACATTCCTGTCAACTGTCCACATCCCAGTTCAGGTATTTAGGGCAATCTGTGCTCTGTTTATCGCTTTTTCCATGTTAGGCGTAATAAAGCTGTTTAACTACGAAGCAAGCGAGAAGTTGCAGGAAATTATACAGCAGTTACGTCATAAGCAGGCTGATATTAATCACAAGGTTAAAGTCCAGGATGTTATCAACTCAATTCTGAATATCTCATTGCATCCGATTTCATTACGGGAGCAGTTAAACGAGATACTGCACCTTTTGATGTCAGTGTCGTGGATTTCACTAAAATCCAAAGGATGTATATATACGTTTGACAAGATTTCTGAAACGATTAAAATGTCGGCTCATTTTAATTTTACTGACGAACAGTTAAATGTATGTTCTAATTTGCCTCTTGGCAAATGTCTGTGCGGATGTGCGGCATTAAAAAAGGAGATTGTATTTTCATCAAGTGTTGGCGATGAAAACCATACAATCCGCTATTCTGATATGTTACCCCACGGGCACTACTGCGTTCCCATTGTTTCAAATGACCGGCTGCTTGGAGTAATCAATGTCTATGTTGACGACGGATATGAACGAAAAACTGAGGACGAAAATTTCTTAAAAAGCGTTGCAAGTACGATTGCCGGTATAATTTTACGTAAAGAGTCGGAGGAAAAGACGGCTCAAAACTATATGATTCAAAACGTGATAAATACCATCATGCAGCTATCTATTCAAACGCTTACCCTTGAGGAATATCTGGACAGAATTCTTGAACTAATAAGCACAGTTCCATGGTTATCGCCAAAGAAAACAGGGTGTATTTTTCTTGTTGAGGATAACCCCAACGAGCTTGTGATGACAACGCAGAGGGGTATATCATGGGATTTGTTAAAAAAATGCAACCGTGTAACATTTGGCAGCTGTCTATGCGGCATTGCCGCTCTCTCCGGTGAGGTAGTGTTTACATCCTCTATTGACGACCGCCACGAGGTCACATATGACGGCATGGTTGAACACGGGCATTACTGTGTACCTATTAAATCAGAAGAAAGCGTGGTTGGAGTAATCAATCTATACGTAGAGCATGGGCATATACGCACCTCCTTAGAGGAAAACTTCCTTATGTCGGTAGCCAATACCCTGTCAGGCATTATCCAGCGTAAGCGTATGGAGGAAAAATTAGAGCACATGGCCAACTATGACGCTCTTACAGGGCTACCCAACCGTGTGTTGTTTTTTGACAGACTGCGTCAGGAAATAAAGAGCGCCGCCCGGTATGAACGCACCATAGGCGTTTTGTACATAGACATAGATAATTTCAAAAACGTTAATGACTCCATGGGGCACGATGTCGGGGACATGCTGCTTCAGTCTATTGCCTCACGACTGGAGAAATGTGTCCGTGATACCGACACCGTTTGCCGCATGAGCGGCGATGAGTTTACAGTAATTTTATCAAACCTCAAAAGCGACATAGATATTGAAATCGTTACGCAAAAAACATTGTCATGTTTAACTGAGCCGTATGAGATAAACACAAACGTTTATAATATTACTGCAAGTGTCGGTGTAAGCCTTTATCCAAATGACGCAAACGATGCCGAGGAGCTGTTAAAACACGCAGACACTGCCATGTATTATTCAAAAAAATCACTGAAAAACACTTGTACTATGTTTACACTGGAGATGGATGAGTCCGTAAACGAGCGCATAGCGATGGAGAAGGAGCTGCGCTTAGCGCTACATCGAGGTGAACTAGTAGTGTATTATCAGCCACAGCTGGATATAAAGACCGGAAAAATTATGGGGGCAGAGGCATTAGTGCGCTGGAGGCACCCGGAGAGGGGTTTGCCGTATCCTGATAAATTTATCCAACTGGCAGAAGATACAGGGTTAATAATGGCTCTTGGCGAACAGGTGCTCCTTGACAGCTGTAAACAAGCCGTAGCTTGGCTTAATATAGGGCTTCCCCCAATCGTTCTTGCCGTAAATGTCTCAACAACCCAAGTGTCAAGACACTATGACCTTGCCGGTGCGGTTTTTCAGATACTGAGCACAACACAGATGGCGCCGGCTAATCTTGAGCTTGAACTTACGGAGAGTTTCTGTATGCAAAACGTGGATACCACTATTTCAATGCTTCGGAGGTTTAACGCCTGCGGCGTTAGCGTTGCTATTGATGATTTTGGCACAGGGTACTCATCGCTTAGTTATCTGAAACATCTACCGTTTAAAAAACTAAAAATTGACAAATCGTTTATCAAAGAAATAGCAAGCGATACGGATGATATTACAATTGTCAGGACAATCATAGACATGTCGCACAACTTAAAATTACGGGTAATTGCCGAGGGAGTGGAAACACTGGAGCAGTTAAAAATTTTAAGCGTTCTTGGCTGTGACGAGGTGCAGGGGTTTCTGTTTAGCCAACCGATACCGGCTGAGGAATTCCCTGAATTGCTTGGAAAGGAGTTTTTCTGTAATGTATGCTGA